TCTTGAATACATGGTGACAATACTGTTTGCAACTGAAACATCCGAACTAAGCCCAAACTTTGTCACATGAGATACGACTTGTGTCCCAAGTTTTATAGTAGCCAAATCAGCGCAGGCCCGGATAGATGTTGCAAAAGTGACCCAATCCGGTTTGACTGCTTTGCTTCTCATCAAAACATACAACTTCATCCCTTCTTCCGAGAAGCCATGTTGAATATATGTGCTTAACATGGAGTTCCAAGTTATGACATTACGCTCAGGCATCATATCAAAACATTGGCGGGCCCTGTCAATATCTCCATTCTGAGAGAATGCAGTGATCATGGCCGTCCATGATATGGTATCTCTTAGTGGCATTGATCTAAATGCAAGACTAGCTTTCTCAGTATCACCACACCTTGCATACATTGTAATGATTGCATTCCCCACAGGAACAGAGGAATCCATCCCACTTTTGATTGCATATCCATGAAGTAGTTCCCCAGAGGCAGCATAATTTTGACCTGAACAAACCCCAAGAATTGTCGCAAGGGTGAATTCATCCAACACCACAGAAGCCTGCCTCATTTGGTTAAATAGTGCCAAAGCATCATCACCAAGTCCAAACTGTGCAACCCCTGAAATGAAGCAAGTCCAAGAAACTTGATTCTGTTCCCCTAAACTGTTAAACACACGCCTCGCCAGTGCTAAGCATCCACATTTGGCATACATGTCTATGAGACCACTTCCCAAAAACGCATCCAGGCTATGTTCCATGCGAAGAATCCGAGCATGCAAATGGGCACCCCATTTCAGATCAGAAATGCTAGCACATGCACTGAGTACACTGCCATAAGTCATGAAATTGGGCTTAAACCCCAGATTGCACATCTCCACAAACGTACTAAGACAGCGGATCCCATGGCCGTATTGAGAGAACACTGAGATCAGCGTGTTCCAAGAAACATGGTCACGTTCAGGCATTCGGGTGAACACGTGGAGAGCTTCATAGGGTCCATATAATTGAGAATATCCATAAATCATACTGTTCCAACAGAACAAACTTGGGCTTTCAATGTTAAGGAAAATAGTCTCAGCCAAAGTGATTGCTCCACACTTAATATACATATCAACAAGGGAGTTCTGAATGCAGGTTTGGGCTCCCAAATGtaacttgatgacatgggcaTGCAACTGAAGAGCCAACCGAGTGGAGGCAAGGCAGCCACAAGCCTTCATAGTACAAGTATAGGAAAAGGGGTCACAGTTTTGAATGTCATGATTGGAGTCCCGGAGCATTGACATAAAAGTTTTGATGCTATGACCAGGGAGGCCGTTTTGACAATAGCCGGATATCATGGTGGTCCATGAAACGGAGTCTCTCACTATCAGGGGCATTTCATCAAACAAGTTCTCTGCTTCCCTCATTCGACCCGAATCAAAAAAGGCATGGAGCATGGTGTTCCAAGTGAAGATATTGGCATGGTTGGCCTCGCGGAAAACGCGAAAAGCATCGTCTACCATGCCGCAGTTGGAGTACACGTGCAGTAGATTGTTGAGTAAGAAAAGGGAAGCATCCAAACCGGAGAGTATGAGTTGGGCATGAAGTTTGCGAGCAATGGGTGGGGACCCACACAGCTTGAAAGCATCGTAAAACTTCTGAGACAGTTGCATGTAAGACATTTGGTTTTGTGAGGTTCCTTACTCGCATATTCATGATTTCAATGGGAAGCACGGACAAGTGTTTTTCATTCTGTTCTCCAGCTTCACCTATTACCCTTGTTGGCTCATAATTGGATCAACACCTTGTTAAGGAAAAAAGCCCGAAATATATTAACctaaaataatgattaaagttattaaaatataagaaaaattaatttaaagtaattatatatatgtgtgcctagatattgaaaatttaaaaaaatcaaaaaattatattaatagatactaattaatattgtaaaacatattacaaatttaaataatataccaAAATGAAATATACCCCCGACATATGATATGCTACATAACATGCATCCATACACATACCAAAGAGTATCATGCACTAAGTAACTATGGTATAAAGTATAgcatttatgaaaaatgaaaaccatATATTGGTCAAAGGAGTCTACCTCAACTCGCCCATGCAATACAACAACGACATCAGACAAGTTATTTGCTTTCACGACTTCATTTGCCTgcttgcaaaacaaaaaaaaaaatagctagTTGAAACCAAGTAGGTCAAGGTAAAAAAAAGTGCTACTTAACCAACTTATTCACAATTCAAAATTCATAACCTCAACCTTTAAACTTATAGAACAACTACATAACTCTTTGTTCTCTAAattccacaaaaagaaaagatgaaatTAAACAGAACAAGAGCAACCACTAAATTGTACAACAcagaagagatgaaaaaaagaatatgtagacacactggtaatcaatgTACACTTGgtattacaatttacaaaatttaaaattttgagcaaAGTAACGTAATTCACTAAGCAAGAAaaacttataagaaaaaaaaattattacaaattacaatgcTTTATAGGTAAGGAAAACATAAAAGGCCTGATGAGAATTCTCTCAGTCTTTCAAATAGAAACAGATCATATAATGGTTGACACCATCATTCATATtttcaaggaaaaaatattaaaaaaatgaactatTATAACATTGTGCATTACGTTTTTCTATGCAAATATCATGAAAATTTGCTCCATAACAAAGAGAAGTACACTATTCCCAAATTCATCGGCATCAATACAGAAGTGTTAAAAGCAAAGTAGCAAACAAAATCTACtttacaatataataaaaaatgcaacaacCCTGTTAGCAGCTTGACGAcaccattttcaaattattatagtCTTGAAGCAGATATAAGCATTAAGGAACCATCCAAGATGATGAAGCAAACAACAGATAACTTATTCGTGACAAATAAATTCAGACTGTACCTGAAAGAGACCGACACCAATGAAGATTGTAATACCAAAGGTATCCCTTGCAACATCATATATGAACAATGTGACAAAGTACACAATCTGATGTAACAAAAGATAGtgaaagcataaaaaatacTGCCAACAATTCACTTTTTTTCCacagatattaaaaaaagtaatcaaaGCTTCAATTATATACTAGTATAATGTATTTAGAAAGATTATACCTTTTTGTGGCCTTTTTCTCGCTATCTCATTCCAACTTATATCAAGATAATATATGGAAGAGGCTGGATCCATAAACAATACAACTACTTTTCTACAGTCTTTCTTTTGTGCAAACTATCTGCGAAAAACAAATTATTGCATGAAAGCAGCAATCTCTTGGCCATACTACAATAATCACAAGATAGGTAAACTTAGTCAGGGATCAGGGATGCAAAACAGACTTATGAATTTGAGGCAAGCGATAAAACATACTATCAAAGATACAATGAAATATTCAAATCTGAAAAGTTCCAATCATACATGACATTAAAATATGTGACCGTTAATAAAATGTCTATAAGCCTGCTGAAAGCATGTTAAAATCAAGGACCGGAAAATTAGGGGAGGTAGGGATAAGTTCCATAAAGATACTAGTGATCTACTATTAACTAGAATATGAAAACACTCATGCCTTGTCCCTTCCTTCACAGAAAACATACAAACAAAAAGCATAAGATTTACTAATTATTACTAGGGTGTGGATAGATTAATGAATTTCATGGTATAGAAATTGAATGAACACTTCAAGCAGAAGTGAGCTACATGGCAAGCATAAGAGACCAACCAACTGAAGCAGCTACATCTGACAGATCTTCAGAACTGGATGTATCCAGAATTAGGTTCCACTCTGTATTATCTTCTGCCTGATGTTTTATGTTTTGCTTGTACACCATCAGCATGCCTGTCAAAGTTTAAGAAATGCAATGCCTTGGCAGATAATAACCTCAAATCTCTTATCTCAGCCAACAatttgaaaagagaaagatgagTATTTGATCTACACATATATTTACACAAGTTGGAGAAAATTTTGCCACTTAGATATATCCTTGAATCAATCATCTCTTGTAGTATCTGTTTTATCATCAAGAGATCCCTTTCTTTACAAAAAGTGAACAGCATCATATTATAGGTATGAACACTAGGTTTCAGACCATCGTTCTTCATCTGGTCATACAATGTGCAAGCCTCTTGAGTTCTTCTACCTCTAAGAAGTGCACAGATGCCAACTGTGTATGCTACAGTGTCCAGTGGATATTTATTCATTACTGCAAATCTTAAAACACTGACAGCCTTGTGAAACTTTCCGGTCTTTAGAAGACCAACTATTATTACAGTATGGATGTGAGCATCAATGTCATGATAACTCATTACAACACCATGGTACACATTAACTGCTTTATCAACTCTTCCCGCACAACAGAGTGCACTTAGTAATCCAGCAAAAGTATATTTATCT
This region of Glycine soja cultivar W05 chromosome 17, ASM419377v2, whole genome shotgun sequence genomic DNA includes:
- the LOC114391724 gene encoding putative pentatricopeptide repeat-containing protein At1g16830: MPSPAFRLFNVMLSSGQSPDLILCNVLIDCLSKAGRCQDAIQVFLSLSERNLKPDSYTFASLLSTICRSKMFYLLPKLVLVSRHVDADLVFCNALLSSLTKADLPSLAVGFYDHMIDEGFVPDKYTFAGLLSALCCAGRVDKAVNVYHGVVMSYHDIDAHIHTVIIVGLLKTGKFHKAVSVLRFAVMNKYPLDTVAYTVGICALLRGRRTQEACTLYDQMKNDGMLMVYKQNIKHQAEDNTEWNLILDTSSSEDLSDVAASVGWSLMLAM
- the LOC114393314 gene encoding pentatricopeptide repeat-containing protein At2g13600-like, with product MSYMQLSQKFYDAFKLCGSPPIARKLHAQLILSGLDASLFLLNNLLHVYSNCGMVDDAFRVFREANHANIFTWNTMLHAFFDSGRMREAENLFDEMPLIVRDSVSWTTMISGYCQNGLPGHSIKTFMSMLRDSNHDIQNCDPFSYTCTMKACGCLASTRLALQLHAHVIKLHLGAQTCIQNSLVDMYIKCGAITLAETIFLNIESPSLFCWNSMIYGYSQLYGPYEALHVFTRMPERDHVSWNTLISVFSQYGHGIRCLSTFVEMCNLGFKPNFMTYGSVLSACASISDLKWGAHLHARILRMEHSLDAFLGSGLIDMYAKCGCLALARRVFNSLGEQNQVSWTCFISGVAQFGLGDDALALFNQMRQASVVLDEFTLATILGVCSGQNYAASGELLHGYAIKSGMDSSVPVGNAIITMYARCGDTEKASLAFRSMPLRDTISWTAMITAFSQNGDIDRARQCFDMMPERNVITWNSMLSTYIQHGFSEEGMKLYVLMRSKAVKPDWVTFATSIRACADLATIKLGTQVVSHVTKFGLSSDVSVANSIVTMYSRCGQIKEARKVFDSIHVKNLISWNAMMAAFAQNGLGNKAIETYEAMLRTECKPDHISYVAVLSGCSHMGLVVEGKHYFDSMTQVFGISPTNEHFACMVDLLGRAGLLNQAKNLIDGMPFKPNATVWGALLGACRIHHDSILAETAAKKLMELNVEDSGGYVLLANIYAESGELENVADMRKLMKVKGIRKSPGCSWIEVDNRVHVFTVDETSHPQINKVYVKLEEMMKKIEDTGRYVSIVSCAHRSQKYHSEKLAFAFGLLSLPPWMPIQVTKNLRVCNDCHLVIKLLSLVTSRELIMRDGFRFHHFKDGFCSCRDYW